The window ATAACAGTACTTTCATAGCTTAAAAGGAACCACGCGTATGTCTGCCCTTTTTTGCATAAACggcgcgttaaaatgccctttttgaatttACTGCAACATGGCCCTtcgccctcctgggaaaaacactatatacatatatgaagatTTTCAAGATATTCATTGGTTTACAATTGTacattttggtaaaaatattaggaaaattgtttCTAGTTTTAGGAAAACTTTGTTAAAAGGTAATAAACAGCTCCAGAAAAAATTAGGATTATATGTGacattatgtgttatgtttaGCTGAGAGCACAGAATAGAacttaaagcacaaaataaaattatataagctCGGGTCAGTACTGAGGTCAGTTTGTTTGCATCAGCAGATCAAAACTTTATTAACTTGTTTGTGCTCAATGCTCAATTCTGTGCTCATTgctcaaacttcaaattgttttgttgacttttatatcTAATATTGGAGCTTAATTATGCTAACATTATGACCAATGTTGTTGAATGATGTGTTCGTTACACTACTTTTGGTATAATACTCAAAGCATTTCAATGTTGATAAATATctatgaaataaacttttttgaaATTGTTTACTATCTTTAAATACCTTAACTTACTTTCTAAGGAAGTAGGAGGTCCAGCATGAATCACCCTCTTAACATGCCTCAAATCTGCACCCATGCCTAGAGCCACAGATGCAATTATCAGTCGGATCGTAGACCATTCAGTCTGTAACGTCTCAACAATATGTTTCTTCAACTGAAAATTATTGAAAAGAAACAACATATAAATACTTTGCATGTTGATGGCTCAAAGATTAAACTAGATccattcataataaaacatcaacctTACTAAATAGTTTCTGACAAGTAACAATTAAACTAGTGTCATATTTACTGaaactacatatttaaaatatgcaaattgggcaatttagaaaaacaaaataatgcaattttataCTATGATTGATTTTCATATTACTGACTGTATTTTTGTAAATCTAAATAATACAACATCGTACCTTCCCATCAGAGCCTTCCATAGATGAATGGTACATCATGACTCTTGCAGTTTTCTCCGATGGTTTTCCTGAGTAGAATTCATCACCAAGTATTTGCTTTGCAAGTTCATATCCATAACCAATCCAATTAATTGTCttacaatatacaatagttatttcaaaattatcaatCTCACTCTTCAGTTGTTGCAAAACCGGTACAAATATATAGTCATATGGTGTAAATGAGGTATTCCCTTTGGAGTTTGGACTAGGACGATTCATAACGACCATCTTAATGTTGTCTTTTGCAGGGCTAGCACTTACAACTTCATAGTTAGTCAAATGCAGACATTTTGCAATTTCAGTTTGACCTGCTTTTGTTATTGTTGCTGACAAAGCAAGAATTGGGCAACTTACAAGAGACTTCAGTTGGTATATTCTTTTAAAGTCCTTCCTAAATTCTCCGCCCCATTCAATAACACAATGAGCCTCGTCGATTACAAGAAACTTGTTATAATCTTGAAATTTAACAGAGCGAAATAGTTTGTTCACTTCAAGAGAGTTTAAAACAGTCTCCgaatgaaagaaaaaatatttggtaattGATAAGTCAACAGTGTCTATACTCATAGACATAGAAAATGATTGTCCATATAGTTTCAGTATTTGCTGTTCTAAAATGGCATTTACAGGCACAATAACAATCACAATACATTTTGGAACAATAAAAGGTAAAATTTCGTAAATTAATGATTTGCCATAACCAGTGGGTAGAGCACAGATGCAGTCTTTTTTTGATAATAATGTTTGTACTGCTTTAAACTGTAGTGGTTTGAGCTCTGATATATTAGTTTGGAATTCTGAACAATATTTATGCAATGCATCTGTAATTGACTGGCTGTTTATAacctgaaaaaaagaagaaagaagTGTAGTGTCAGGGCTAGTCTAAATTATTAGACCTTTGTTACACAGGATTATTATCCCACCATGGAAAATTACAAGCATCTCGATTTAAGCTCAGTCGGTAGTCATAATAGAATAATGATGATCACAGGTTTTAGTCCCGCACATGTCATTTTCTTCCTCTTGTGTATTATCCGAAATTACATTTTCCATTAATTTATCCGAAAACTATTCAACTTATGAAGAATGAAATATCTCATACAAAATCAATCGTTCCGTGAAAATGATTCATACcattgaaataattaattataatactgATCGGGAAATAAATACTTTCAAAACGAACCACCTTTTAATATTTGCTAGTTAACTTACTATTTCCATCGCGTCCGCCATTACTTCGTCTGTGCCTGACTCTTTGTatacaaaggggcaggtaatccagactaaaAGTAATACAAGCAAAATTCACAAATCAAGCCATACACATTTTTACTTGTATGCACTTAAGTCTTAACATATAATGTATTGATTTAAATGCGGGCGTTTTTGCTACATGCAAGTTTTTTCCTCAGCGGAAATAAGCTTGTTTAGACATAAAATAAACATCGTGTCGATGCAACGGATCCTAAAGGATAATGTTATGTAATAGTCTTCATTCCCATAATCTTCTATGATTAAGCCGTATTGATTTGGCTTCCGCCTTTTAAACCCTACTATAGAAGCTTATTGGGTTTACATGTTTTGGTAAGAAATATAAAGATAGCTATTGGATATTAtacttttatattaattttggGCATTTGCAAAATATTCGACGAAAATATCATGTGTTTACAATCAAGATAATACAACCATGTTTTATAATGAACCGTTATATTAAAGTAAACAATTTAAAGCCTTAACGTattgaaaatgtatattatattaatgtattatattatatcaatatatatatatatatatatatatatatatatatatatatatatatacatatacaaatcaatatatatatcaatatgagTTAATATTGCCATTTATTGgatgttatttttattgtataaattaaaagcgtacatttttgtttttgtatgaacAATAAATTGCAATCATATTGTATCCGTCTTAGCGACTTAAAAACCcatatttttgtgtaaattgtATGTATCGATATTAAAAATAAGCTCCAGGAAATACGACAAATACTGCAGTATATACAGATATGCTTTAAAAAGGTTCTTTAAATGAACAGGAAATATTCCGGACGTTGATTATATTTTGTCGACGGCTTATTTTCTCCGACATCAAGCGGATTTCATTACATTAACAAAATCCGTCATTCGATTGATGTTCTTTATTCTCGTTCTATGACTACCTGTCTGTAATAATTTCGGATTTAAGATTACGGATATTAGTTCCTTTGAATGAAACAATTATATAGCAATGCTTGTACAAAGTTGCACTTTAACATTATAAGGGCGTAAAGGGCAGTATTCCTTGATGTGCATTTCGTGAGCACCACTTGTAAAATAATACGTggtattattaacaataaatttGACCACGCACTTATTAGTCCAGTtcgtattaataaaataatataccaACTTAAGTGCATGTCTGAAAAAACTCATAAACATATTCGTAATGCGAGTCGCCCTTTTGTTATATGAGCAAGCCTCATAGTTGATATATTGTTGGAATCGCCTATTAGGTTGAACGGAAATGCACCTCTCGCATTACTATGAATACTGTTTAGTCAATACTTGCCAATATAGATAGTTATACTCTTAACATAATACGGATGTTTGTGTGTGAAAATTTTGGATTTCAGAACGAAAACGTACATGCTTATGCTAATACACACGAATAAATTGCAGATGACTATCTTAATTCCAGTCAGTGCTATCACACTGTATAAATTTGTCGATATGCTCATCaaaagtaacaaacacaataccaaCAAATATGATCACATGTATTGTATTACAAGATGCGATACTGTATTAAGTCATAGATGGTAACAATTTGCCAATCGTGTATATGCGCATGATTTTAAGTGAGCATTGTCAATATAAATGTTAGGTTAATGGCATACTGTAAGAGCAAATACCTACTATAATGTAGAATTTACCAAACATTTAGTTGTGTTAAACACTTTCTAA of the Dreissena polymorpha isolate Duluth1 unplaced genomic scaffold, UMN_Dpol_1.0 chrUn022, whole genome shotgun sequence genome contains:
- the LOC127863644 gene encoding ATP-dependent DNA helicase Q1-like, encoding MVVMNRPSPNSKGNTSFTPYDYIFVPVLQQLKSEIDNFEITIVYCKTINWIGYGYELAKQILGDEFYSGKPSEKTARVMMYHSSMEGSDGKLKKHIVETLQTEWSTIRLIIASVALGMGADLRHVKRVIHAGPPTSLETYIQEIGRAGRSHDDALAILFFNKSDIASEHMTREMKDYCVNSTICRRSLVNQYFGFETQEVKQFSICCDLCNNELGIEYDFSKLSAN